The genomic stretch TCTGTATTTTGGATGCAAAGGTAACCAATTTTTGTTGCATACCGTAAAGTAGAAACAACTTAAGGAGTTGAATGTTATTTTTGCGCCTTAAAATTTAGAAAATAATGATTAGATTGTTTTAACGATTTGATCGTTAAGTAATAATGTAAAAAAGATTCTATGAAGAGATTAGTCATTGTAGTGTTGGCTTCTATTTTGAGCATGACGGTTTTTGCCGAAGGATACCAAGTCAATTTGTTAAGCACGAAACAGACCGGAATGGGACACGTGGGGACCGGGATGAAATTGGGTGCGGAGAGTATGCATTTTAACCCAGCAGGGCTGGTGTTTTTGCGTACGAATATGGATTTTTCGCTGGGTATATCTGCTATCATGGCCAAGGCTAAATATAGTTATGATGGGTATTCGGCCAAGACGGATAATCCGGTAGGAACACCGTTATACGCTTACGCCGGGTTTAAGATTTACGATAATCTGGCTGCCGGAATCAGCCTGACCACTCCTTACGGGAACTCCTTGAAGTGGCCGAAGAACTGGGCGGGCGCAGGGTTGATTCAAGATATTAGCCTGAAATCATACGTGATTCAACCGACGCTTTCTTACAAGATCACGGATCGTTTGAGTATCGGTGTCGGTTTGCAACTGGCTTGGGGAAACGTGAATCTTTCTAGGGCTTTGATGGGAGCGAGTGATTTGCAGGGGATAGGAACGAAGTTCGAGAGTTTATTGCCTTTATTGGCTGGTGTTCCCTCGAATGTAATTCCAGATGCGGATAAACAGCTAATGCAAGAGATGGTTACGTTAATGAAAAATACAGAGGTTCCGCCTGCCTATGCCCGGTTGGAAGGGAATGCACACATGAGAGTGGGTTTTAACGTGGGAATCATGTATGATGTGTGTGATAAGGTGACTGTCGGTTTGTCTTATCGTTCCAAGATCAAAATGCGGGTAAAAGAAGGGGAAGCTTCGTTAAATTATGCCAACCGTCGTATAGAGGATTTGTTTGCCAATATGGAAGAGTTGCTTGCAAAGTATGGTCCTATGTTGAACCAGATGCCGGGAGTGATGATTCCGAATATCTCTATTCCCAGGTATGACGAGGGATCTTTTCACGCAGAGCTGCCCCTGCCTTCTAACACGACGTTGGGCGTGAGCTATCGTCCCACGGATCGTTGGGAATTGGCACTGGATTTACAATACGTGGGATGGAATGCTTACGATTCTTTGAACGTGTATTTTAACGAGGCGGAATTGGGAATCGCACCGATTAAAGCGGAGAAAGATTATAAAAATTCAATGACTTACCGTATCGGGGCAAGTTACAAGACAACCGATCGTTTGGTGTTACGTGCCGGAGTATATTATGACCAAAGCCCGATTCGTAAGAAGTTGTACAACCCGGAAACCCCGGGAATGGACAAATTAGGGCTTTCTGCCGGATTGACGTTCGAACCTTACAAAGGCTTGCAATTTGACGTGGCATTCCTTTACATTCAAGGGTTTAGCCAGCATGGGAAGTACCCGTACAAGAATGTGGTCACGGGAGTGGATGAAATGTTTGAGGGAAAATATAAATCTACGGCGTTTTCGCCATCAATTGGTATTTCTTACCGGTTCTAATCAAGTGTTATGTGTATAGTTAAGAGGAGGTGCCCAAAAATCCTGACACCTCCTCTTGTTCATGAGATCCATAGTATGGAGTTATGTAATCTGTGATCAGTCATTTAAAGTCTGAGATAAAGAAAAGCGACCCTTGCGAGTCGCTTTCCTAATCATTTATTCTCCCGCGGGAGCGGTTCCCACGGCCACGCTTTTACTGCGTTCAACAGATTGCAGGGCCAAGTAATTGGCTCCGAATTTCTCCAAGTTGTCCAGTTCTGTTTCATACTGATCTTGGTGAACTTCTTCTTCGGCAACAAGCGTTTCGAATAGTTTCTTGGATACGGCGTCCGCGTTGGCAGCACATTCTTGGGCCCAAGCGTTATAGTCGTTTACACTACCTTCTTCCATGGCCGTGGCCAATTCCAGCATTTCTTT from Butyricimonas virosa encodes the following:
- a CDS encoding bacterioferritin, with amino-acid sequence MSRKEKSIELLNKAVADELLAVHQYMYFHFRCDDMGYDLLSGLFKRTAIQEMMHVEQLSERILFLKGEVEMKTSGDVQKIHEPKEMLELATAMEEGSVNDYNAWAQECAANADAVSKKLFETLVAEEEVHQDQYETELDNLEKFGANYLALQSVERSKSVAVGTAPAGE
- a CDS encoding OmpP1/FadL family transporter; amino-acid sequence: MKRLVIVVLASILSMTVFAEGYQVNLLSTKQTGMGHVGTGMKLGAESMHFNPAGLVFLRTNMDFSLGISAIMAKAKYSYDGYSAKTDNPVGTPLYAYAGFKIYDNLAAGISLTTPYGNSLKWPKNWAGAGLIQDISLKSYVIQPTLSYKITDRLSIGVGLQLAWGNVNLSRALMGASDLQGIGTKFESLLPLLAGVPSNVIPDADKQLMQEMVTLMKNTEVPPAYARLEGNAHMRVGFNVGIMYDVCDKVTVGLSYRSKIKMRVKEGEASLNYANRRIEDLFANMEELLAKYGPMLNQMPGVMIPNISIPRYDEGSFHAELPLPSNTTLGVSYRPTDRWELALDLQYVGWNAYDSLNVYFNEAELGIAPIKAEKDYKNSMTYRIGASYKTTDRLVLRAGVYYDQSPIRKKLYNPETPGMDKLGLSAGLTFEPYKGLQFDVAFLYIQGFSQHGKYPYKNVVTGVDEMFEGKYKSTAFSPSIGISYRF